The genome window ggagctcctattctgtttgtgaaaaagaaggacggatcaatgcgcttatgcattgattaccgtgaattgaataaGGTAACAATCAAAAATCATTATCCTTTACCCAGAATCGattatttgtttgatcaactccaaggagcaagttatttctcaaagattgatttgaggtctgggtatcatcaactcaagGTTCGAACTGAAGATGTTCCAAAGacggcattcagaacaaggtatggacacttcgagttcttagtgatgccttttgggctcactaatgcgcctgcagcatttatggacctcatgaatagagtctgcaagccatatctagataagtttgtcattgtctttatagacgacatacttatttactccCGTAGCCAAGTGGAACATGAAAAGCACCTTCGGTGTATTTTAGGACTACTTCGACAGGAgaaattgtatgccaaattctccaagtgtgaattttggcttcgtaatgtccagttccttggacatgttgtcagtgaACAAGGTATTCAAGTAGATCCTGCCAAGGTAGAGGCTGttatgaattgggaagcacctaagacacctacagaaattcgcagctttctgggtttagcagggtattatagaaggttcattgagaacttctcaagaatagctGCACCATTAACCTCCTTAACCCGCAAGAATGTAAAATTTGTCTGGGGTCCCAAGCAGCAGGAATCTTTCGAGACTCTAAAGCAAAGATTGAGCAATGCTCCGGTTTTATCCttaccagaaggaattgaagagTTCGTTgtatactgcgatgcatcacacactggcatggggtgtgtacttatgcagcgGGGCAATGTAATTGCCTATGCAtcgcgacagctaaaggtgcacgaaaagaattacaccacccatgatttggaattgggtgctaTTGTATTCGCATTAAAGttgtggagacactatttgtatggaacAAAATGTGTAATCTACTCGGACCACAAAgtcttcaacatctgttcaaacaaaaagagctcaatatgagacaacgccgttggatggaaactctgaatgattatgattgtgaaattcgctaccatccaggtaaagcgaatgtggttgctgacgcgctaagccgaaaggaaagagttaaaccaattaggatcaatgccaagagtatTGAGTTGAAGAATAGTCTGAATGAAAGACTATTAGTTGCACAAAAAGATGCTGTTTTGGAAGTTAATTTTCCAAATGAAAAGCtaggtgtaactgctgaacagttaACACCTGGGAAGGATGGAATCCTCAGAATgaatggaagaatttgggttcctattcaaggaggacttcgagatgtgatccttcaggaagcccacaactCTAAATATTCGGTTCACCCTGgaggtgacaagatgtatcaagatttgaaggcaaattattggtggataggtttgaagaaatctattgccacccatgtagctaagtgcctgacgtgtgctcagattaaagctgaacatcaaaagccatcaggtcttCTACAGCAGCCAGAACTCCCTACGTGGAAATGGGagatggtaaccatggattttataaccaagttacctaaaacgaGGCACGAAAACGACACTATATGGGTTattgttgatagactgaccaagttagcacatttcctgcccatcaaggagactcacaGTTCCGATAAGCTAGCCTACttgtacgttgataagattgtggcTCTTCATGGCGTAccggtgtctattatctctgatagagatactagatacacctcacatttttggaaaagtttctaACAATCTTTGGGTAcatgtttgaattttagtactgcttaccatcctcagactgatggtcagagtgagcgtaccagtattcaggctgcaccttttgaagcattatatggaaggaaatgcagaacgcctgtctgttgggcagaagtaggagaagctcagatatcaggacctgatatagtccttgagacgacagacaagattgtccaaatccGTGATCGCCTGAAAGCAGCCAGAGATAgacagaagagttatgctgataagaggcgTAAACCTCTAAAATTCGAAGTAGGCAATAAGGTTTTACtgaaagtgtcaccctggaaaggtgtgatgcgttttggtaaaaagggcaagTTGAGCCCTAGATATATCTGACCATTCGAGATAATCGAATGTGTcggcagtgtagcttataagctaaacttgccagaggagctgagtggaattcataACGTATTCCACATcagtaatctcaagaaatgcctagccgatgaatcgctagctatgtctcataaagacgtTCAAGTTGATAAAAGATTGAAATTCGTGGAAAGACCaatatcgatcgaggatcgacaagtGAAGAAACTCCGAAGAAAGTATGTGCCaatagtaaaggtcaaatgggacgcacgcagaggtcccgagtatacatgggaagtcgagtccactatgcgacagaagtaccctcacttattccagtaaatctcggggtcgagatttcttttaagggggtgaggatgtgacaccacgtaaaaacgtgtccaagtTATATATAGACACGTGTCATGAATCTTAAATTTTGCGAAGGTCTTAAAATGTCAACATGCCAATCTTGAGCCTCTGATTGACACTACCTGGATGATGTATTCATAGTTAAGAGATTTGTCGAATATGATGAAACGTGTGAATGTAATCTAAGGATTTTAAAGCTTCGGGAATTAAAGCATGTCAACATGTTATTTTGACCTCTGAGTGACCGTTTAATGCTCACAAGGCTTTGTAAGATTATAAATACATTCTCATACAAATCTAATATGAATATATAATCATCCGGTTGAAATTATGTTGATGTAACCAACATTTCAAATATGAAGCTCTTGTGCAATAACGTCAACTTCTTCATATGTTGACAACTTTTGATAAACTCCAAGGGGACACATTGCATGGCTTAGTTATTAGTGCATTCAGAACTGATAATTTGGACTATTACACTGATTTATGGGTCAAGATTCGGACATTGAAATGCATGGTGAAGtgtataaaagttataaaaattttgtcctctggtcatcggttacggaccgtatagccctaggcttacggtccgcaaagAGGTAACTGGGCGATGAGAATCAggttcggttacggaccgcatgaATTatgacttacggtccgtaagatccagatacggtccgtaagactgttagcttacggtccgtaagctcgtCGCTGGGCAGAAATTATGGACAGATGTAAGTTAAgctgtttaaccgacttaaacTTATAAATTTCGAAACCTTGGACTCTTGGACGGTTTTTataaaccactaggacacctggggtgatcctagggcctCCAATAACAGCTACAATGATCTTGGAGCTTAGCAATTTACTATATAAGTGAACCTAGTCTTGTGTTCTTGATCACATTTGCAAACACTTCACTTGGGGGACTTGCTCTGGAACTCTCATCAGTAACAAGAGGATTTCAAGTGTAGAAGAGATTGCTAGGACCCTAagtaagcttctaattacttatttagttgtttaatttagcTTAATTACTATAAAGTCAAACTTTTAGTAATTTCAGTTTGACTTTCATTTTaattacatgtggcttaaccactgatcaaattgaaagtggttatgaaaccacattagtataggtgattaacccttaaaagggtgtctcctaattatctcgtttgaccagttaattgtcaggtcaaagtagtttgacaaaaagtcaaactggactgaaattgcaaatttgattaaaattaataaaacagaagttttaaattatattttaacattctaatgattTGGTAATTAATATACAAACATGTTATCtcagtcctaatccgacaattaatagtctaaggtcagtttataaccgaaagtcgcaaaagcttgacttttgctatgacttttagttctgacccgtttgagcttgattcttccatgttttgagcttccattaggaccacattacatagtagtataaccctctggagttatattgcatggtgcctaatagtttgaattatatgctcttgatcgtgattatgcttaataatgcctaaaacgccctttttaTATAAAACCGAGATTTTTAACAATGTGAATGGACTAACACCTTCAatactgatatttagacatgtcccgaaaatatgacatcagtttgaggtctagaataggagttacgctcaatagcgtaattaagaaactttttagtaattaaaaggcgtaattagcataaggcGTATCTAAGCccgatttttgacaccaaacATTTTACttactgatgttaaataatattttgggatttttgaagatttttatttatttttaggctgagcataacataggattatagcttaATTTCGGTTATCGTCGGTTTTACCATTTTCTtacataaaatgagttttacataacttttcaataccaaaccttttgctactgatcctATATGAGAAATAAAATATTGTGAACCTtttaaactgatcaaaaactcagatttcctatttttaccCAAATAGCCCTTTAAATCGATTTTCaagcgtttttagcacctagtatgggtcaaaactatatttaACATACGAAACTTATTATGTACTGATATAACTTATCAAAATACAAgtttttactaatttaatcagacctggaactcagttttataaataaactcttttataagcattaaaattaccaaaatgcccttatgggacttattttggtttaaattactttttgagcaTACATGTTAATATGTTactgatatattaacatattttgagcataataacgATTAAGActtgtatataatttatttggttacCCATTACGCATTTTCGTGTTCGGATCGGTCTACGTGACTGGTTTACGTGAAATaaccgaaacgggcttaaccttatcaattgtttctcattttccagaatgtatttagtttaccaatattatacaagtatccaaacttgtttGGTCTAGATCACATTCTATctcggtctccgcttaatctagcgtttagaaccataaggtttccttctagctagccggtctaagtccttgactaatCAAAGACCCGTTGGCATCCTTATAGgctaattaaaccttctatacagattaatagcttccggtaaaaagtCGCTTTCAAGAACCATAGGAATTTACTGCTATcaccaggtaaatacttttaacttattttccctataatggcttgggatacggtataataataccgcttggtcgggtatgggatcattttgtcggattgtgatttaattaatccgcataacccgttttaatttgtattgtttgataacataaacatttgggggttaacgaccgtgtcctggatatcctcggctcatttaagttattaatggccacgacctatgcacggggtgcaggcatgcacccgacagatgcaaatgctaaatatttaattacccacaagttggggataactcctttgtgagttctataagtggtgagtcagttaatcatgtccggcttacaaaccggccccacatgtatgacaagcatgtaaaactgtatacaagattttattaaaattgtcccaagttataaatgatttgtgccttgtgcacctaaatcaattttcttaaatgttttcaaaacgagtcagttaaattgtatttacaagtgtaaactgacgtattttcctaaatattgattgacaggtacttcctgaaataggctggagctatagggtgttatagaggatcttgcaaatccaatagatacccggagtctgtagtttttgtttctttgtacattataatccgcctgtggatcttattacattcctgTCTGTACATTCATAAACTCGAACGCTCAGAcgttatggtttgtaatagtttatttacccagccttccgctgtgctatattattgtgtttattgacaatgatgatatcaactacgtcacgatactccccaccgggcccacagGTAATACatggaatattggggtgtgacatgactAGTGATCAGTTCTTTTCAGTTTAGCGGTGATAGCTTCACGCATTAGCAATTTCAATCCAGATAAGATCAAGACCTGGTCCTTCCCGCCAAGGATAAGAACGGAGTAACTAGTGTAGGTTGTTCTTTTAGCAGAAGTATCTGATCGGACTAGTGGGTAGACGGACGGAAGAAGATTCGTCAAAGTGGGAGGCTTTGAATCTTGTCGTGTCTAGCAAGAAAAGAATAAAACAGTAGAAGCGGGGAGCTTGTTTTTCTTTGATCAGTGGTCAAGAACGTTGTAGTTCTGGTGGCCCGAGTAGAGGGATGCCAAACTTGGTCAAGAAATTGAAGTTATGGATAATGGTGTGGATGTGAAGAAATTGGCCTAATTCAAGATTGCGGGGGATAATGAAGGGCGTTAATCTTGAATTAAGGAGATAAGGATCAAAGACGGGTTATAGATAATTATGATGGATTATTTATTGGGTTTTTTATATTTCCTTTAGGGAACAATAGAAGCGGGGAGCTTATTTCATGTTGTTGTATGTCGGCCTTTTTCTAGCTCCTTGCTAACTAGTTGGATGTTTCTGGCTTTTCTAATAGAAGTTTGctgataaaaataataataaaaaattagaATTTTATACCCCCTAATAATACATTATTCTCCATATAACCACCATGGCATAAAGAACATATTTCCTCCATAAATTAAATGTTACTTTCTACCAAACTGCCTACACTCTTACAAAATAACCTTCCACACTCAATCTTTACATGGTATTTTATacaaaactagtttttttacgtCGCACGTTGCGCCGAAACCAAGCAAACGATAATATAAAAGAAaagtgatttgaaaataaagcatgttgtttagaaagctaAACCATTAGAACGGTTAATTTATCATCATACtattttatgataccaaataaatactttattttgaatgCAACTTCGTTTTTACAAAACCTATAACGGAATGTCGAggtaaaaaatcaagcacaactacgtgtttaagtttttagaaagattttataaacgtaaattattaaaaaagtatcaaattatttgataaattaaaatatgttctaaaaaagaaaaaaagaattatAAAAAAATGGTGaaggaaatatattgttttaaaaaaaggaaaaaaaatataataaaaaatatgtttttaaaagtaaatataataataaactattataaaatattaaataaaaaataataaaaaactatatattattttaaaaataaaaattactatttttataaattaatatatgttctaaaaagcaaaaagaattattaaaaaatggtaaTGGAAATATAcggttttaaaaaaggaaaaaaattctaaaatatcttattaaaagtaaatataatcataaattattaaattatattaagtaaaataataataataaaagatatatattattttaaaaataaatttactattcatcatccttcgttaactatatatatatatatatatatatatatatatatatatatatatatatagggtgaggttccagcgtgaacaacatCCCAgacgtgaactgcgtgaacttaTCTAGACCGTTGATTAATATGATCTTGATAATTTTAGTtagtggcataattgtaattaataggttactttttattattttattaaaagcaaaagggtaattttgtaattaGATTGTTTACTCATTTAATATACAGTTGCAAGATATTTGCCTAATTGAATATAAAATCCCGAGATTTTCTAATATTTAGTTATGGGTATAATATCATTTAATCCCCTATTATAATAAAACATCCTGTAATCTACGGAGACATTATAATCAGCATcgtctctctctccctctcttttaATACCCTATGGCGACGACAAAGGAAAAGGGTAATCGGCGCCGGAATTTTATTAATCGACGGGAAAAAAGGTTCTTCTTCAACAATCAAAGGTACACATTGAAAATCCTTATCTTTAATTGCTTCAAAAAGTAGttgcatgttcagttccttttatTAATCAACTAAGAACACTAATCGGAATTAGGGCCTGAATGTTTTGTTATGACACTTGTGTAGTTACATATCTGATATACATGTGTACATTGAGTTAAAATGCCATATTTACAACTAAGCTACAAAGTAATGACATTATGATGTAGACATGTTTGTAACAAAATACCTTTGCTGGCAACTTTTGAATAATGTGCCACATACATAGTCTGTGGATGGACTTGTCAAATACGTTGGCGACAACTTGTTTCATAGCACAATCCTGATCAGTTAATATCAAGAGTGGCTGTTTTCCATTGTGAGCTTGAAGAAATTTTTGGAGAAGCCATGTGTATGATTCAATAGTCTCATTATGTAACAACCCAGCCCCAAATATTGTGCACTTTTTATGATGGTCAACTCCAGTAAAAGGCACAAAAATCATATCATACCTGTTTGGAAAAAAGTTTTCAAATGTAACTGATAAGCAAAAAGTGTAACAAAATTATAAGTGAACCTTTTAAAAACTCACATATTTGTATGATACGTTGCGTCGAACGCCAAAACATCACCGAACGCTTGGTAGTTTAGTTTAGAAACGCCATCGCACCAAAAAATTAACTGAAGTTCCATATCATCAATATGGGTATCAAAAGTGTAATTAACTTTATTTTCGGTGCGAGCTTTAAATTTATCAATTATCATTTGCGCGTCTCTATCACCAATAAAGTCTCGAATGTCACGGCCACAATTTTTGTAGTCCACAACGGTACCGTGAACATTATGGTGGCCACCTTTTATTGCAACATGTACCTTGTGGGATTTGGTGGGGCCAAGATTAGCATTGCGGCACTTTGCTATGAACTCTTGTGTAGAAAAATCGAGCTTTCTTCGCTTTAATAAGTCGAGATTCTCGGGAGATGTAAACCCATGGTTGTGTTGTTCAACAAAATAATAGATTTCATACTCAGTTGACTTTTTTATACGACGAAA of Helianthus annuus cultivar XRQ/B chromosome 1, HanXRQr2.0-SUNRISE, whole genome shotgun sequence contains these proteins:
- the LOC110900733 gene encoding protein FAR1-RELATED SEQUENCE 5-like is translated as MADPEIDNLISDQNIGDNVFVTTMDHPESVASNVYETPNGTRYWTPVVPPGFKPCLKARFTTIAQAIAMYEEYAQLAGFGTRLGTSQKVKIGDELITTRRYVLCSRAPVNKHKHKESNPDDIDITSPSRRSNVKVTNCKACVKFRRIKKSTEYEIYYFVEQHNHGFTSPENLDLLKRRKLDFSTQEFIAKCRNANLGPTKSHKVHVAIKGGHHNVHGTVVDYKNCGRDIRDFIGDRDAQMIIDKFKARTENKVNYTFDTHIDDMELQLIFWCDGVSKLNYQAFGDVLAFDATYHTNM